A genomic stretch from Setaria viridis chromosome 1, Setaria_viridis_v4.0, whole genome shotgun sequence includes:
- the LOC117838165 gene encoding uncharacterized protein, with the protein MPNNCYISFFLSIQLLLSLQPKSYAQSTNQSNDDHQILLGLMKHWGRNSPALSRWSSTSAPHCNWGGVTCTNGAVTRISLSNQSFIKPIPASLCLLKNLTSLDLSYNNFSTSFPIALYNCSNLNYLDLSNNFFVGNLPDDINSLSAQLEHLNLSTNCFTGRIPPSIGWFLRLKSLLLDNNRFDGSYPAEGFGNLSSLQILTLANNLFDPVPVPWEFGKLRNLTYLWLSDMNITGEIPESLSNLTKLEVLDLSENWMQGTIPMWIWQLKKLKYLYLFDNNFTGEIADNITALDLVEIDLSSNKLTGTIPGDFGKLTNLTLLFLYQNQLCGSIPPSIGLLPNLYDIRLFNNMLSGALPSELGKHSPLANFEVGNNNLSGELPEGLCSNRKLYDIVVFNNSFSGKLPESLDGCYLLNNLMMFNNHFTGEFPKSLWSVVTNQLSVVMIQNNNFSGTFPTQLPWNFTQLDISNNRFSGPVPSLAGRMKIFRAANNMLSGEIPWDLTGISQVTDLDLSGNQITGPIPMTIGVLKGLNALNISGNQISGNIPAAFGFMSVLTILDLSSNALSGKIPKDFDKLRLSFLNLSMNQLSGEIPTSLQNETYDLRFNPGLCVSSNSSDHNFQICRARSDFSNVLSRRLITIFSVLASVMFLSSVAGFLILRRQKYRHDHQTWELTPFHALHFTEHGILSGLCEQNRIGSGRSGKVYCVHVMDEAGAGSMVAVKKIWNLQNLDGNLEKDFLAEVKILGEIRHTNVVKLLCCISSSEAKLLVYEYMENSSLDRWLHQREGIRVPAPLDWTTRLQIAIDSARGLCYMHHGCSPAIVHRDVKSANILLDSEFRAKVADFGLAQILLKAGELESVSAMCGTFGYMPPEYGYQRRVNEKIDVYGFGVVLLELTTGKVANGGGAEYCLAQWAWRQYQENGLSVDLLDEEIKDPAYNEDMLAVFTLALICTGGQPSMRPSMKNVLHALLRFDHR; encoded by the exons ATGCCCAACAACTGCTATATTAGCTTCTTTCTGTCCATTCAATTACTGCTTTCTTTACAGCCCAAATCCTACGCCCAGTCCACAAATCAGTCTAACGATGACCACCAAATCCTCCTTGGACTCATGAAGCACTGGGGGAGGAATTCACCTGCACTCAGCAGATGGAGCTCCACTTCTGCGCCTCACTGCAATTGGGGAGGAGTTACATGCACAAATGGTGCGGTGACTCGCATCTCCCTATCAAACCAATCCTTTATCAAGCCAATCCCTGCCTCCCTTTGCCTCCTCAAGAACCTTACCAGCTTGGACCTCTCCTACAACAACTTCTCCACATCATTCCCTATCGCACTCTACAATTGCTCCAACCTGAATTACCTAGATCTTTCCAACAATTTCTTTGTTGGGAACCTCCCAGATGACATAAACAGTTTATCTGCACAGCTCGAGCATCTCAACTTATCAACTAATTGCTTCACCGGTAGAATTCCTCCATCAATTGGATGGTTCCTGAGACTCAAGTCATTGCTCCTTGACAACAATAGATTTGATGGAAGTTATCCGgcagaaggattcggtaatctTTCCAGCCTTCAGATTCTCACTCTAGCAAACAATTTGTTTGATCCGGTTCCAGTGCCATGGGAGTTCGGCAAGTTGAGGAACCTCACCTATTTGTGGCTATCTGATATGAACATTACTGGTGAGATCCCTGAGAGCCTCTCAAACCTCACAAAACTTGAGGTCTTGGACCTGTCAGAGAACTGGATGCAAGGCACAATTCCCATGTGGATCTGGCAGCTGAAGAAGCTTAAATACTTGTATCTGTTTGATAACAATTTCACAGGTGAGATTGCAGACAATATCACAGCATTGGATTTGGTAGAGATCGACTTGTCTTCAAACAAATTAACTGGGACAATACCAGGTGACTTTGGTAAGCTTACCAACCTTACGCTACTGTTTCTGTATCAAAACCAGCTCTGTGGATCAATTCCACCAAGCATTGGGTTGTTGCCAAATCTTTATGACATCCGGCTATTCAACAACATGCTCTCAGGCGCCCTCCCATCAGAGCTTGGCAAGCACTCCCCACTGGCAAACTTTGAGGTTGGGAACAATAACCTCTCTGGCGAACTGCCAGAGGGCCTTTGCTCGAACAGGAAGCTATATGATATAGTTGTGTTCAACAATAGTTTTTCTGGTAAGCTTCCAGAGTCGCTAGATGGCTGCTATCTGTTGAACAATTTAATGATGTTCAACAATCATTTCACCGGAGAGTTCCCCAAGAGCCTCTGGTCTGTGGTGACAAATCAGCTTAGTGTGGTTATGATCCAGAACAACAATTTCTCAGGCACATTCCCTACCCAGCTGCCATGGAATTTTACACAACTTGACATCAGCAACAACAGATTCTCTGGTCCTGTTCCATCGTTGGCAGGTAGAATGAAAATATTTAGAGCAGCAAACAACATGCTTTCAGGTGAAATTCCCTGGGATTTGACAGGCATTTCACAGGTAACAGATTTGGACCTTTCTGGGAATCAAATTACTGGCCCTATACCCATGACAATTGGAGTGCTGAAGGGGCTCAATGCACTTAATATAAGTGGAAACCAGATATCTGGTAATATACCTGCAGCATTTGGGTTTATGTCAGTGCTAACCATCCTTGACCTCTCATCGAATGCACTATCTGGAAAGATACCAAAGGATTTCGACAAGTTAAGGCTGAGCTTTCTGAACCTCTCCATGAATCAGCTGTCAGGTGAAATCCCAACATCGTTGCAAAATGAAACATATGACCTCCGCTTCAATCCAGGCCTCTGTGTCTCATCAAATAGTTCAGACCATAATTTCCAGATTTGTAGGGCAAGATCAGACTTCAGCAATGTCCTCTCCAGGAGGCTTATAACTATATTTTCTGTTCTTGCCAGCGTCATGTTTCTTAGTTCAGTGGCTGGCTTCTTGATCTTGAGGAGGCAAAAATATAGACATGACCACCAAACGTGGGAACTGACCCCATtccatgcattgcatttcacAGAGCATGGCATTCTTTCTGGGCTCTGTGAGCAGAACCGGATTGGAAGTGGTAGGTCTGGCAAGGTATACTGTGTTCATGTTATGGATGAAGCAGGTGCTGGCAGTATGGTGGCAGTGAAAAAGATATGGAACTTGCAGAATCTTGATGGGAATCTGGAGAAGGACTTCCTTGCCGAGGTCAAGATATTGGGTGAGATTCGGCACACGAACGTTGTCAAGCTGCTGTGCTGCATCTCAAGCTCAGAGGCGAAGCTTCTTGTCTATGAATACATGGAAAATAGCAGCCTAGACAGGTGGCTGCACCAGAGGGAGGGAATCCGTGTACCTGCACCTTTGGATTGGACCACAAGGTTGCAAATAGCCATCGACTCAGCAAGGGGTCTCTGCTACATGCACCATGGCTGCTCACCCGCCATAGTGCACCGAGATGTCAAGTCTGCTAACATCCTTCTGGATTCTGAGTTCAGAGCAAAGGTAGCTGACTTTGGGCTTGCTCAGATTCTTCTCAAAGCTGGAGAACTAGAGTCAGTTTCTGCCATGTGTGGAACTTTTGGCTACATGCCTCCAG AGTATGGATATCAGAGGAGGGTGAATGAGAAGATCGATGTTTATGGTTTTGGAGTGGTCCTGCTGGAGCTCACAACTGGGAAGGTGGCAAACGGTGGAGGTGCAGAGTACTGCTTGGCACAATGGGCATGGCGACAATATCAAGAAAACGGTTTGTCAGTTGATCTTCTTGATGAGGAGATTAAAGACCCAGCCTACAATGAAGATATGTTAGCAGTGTTCACACTGGCTTTGATTTGTACTGGGGGACAGCCTTCAATGCGACCGTCGATGAAGAATGTTCTTCATGCACTTCTTCGATTTGACCATAGATAG